A part of Gigantopelta aegis isolate Gae_Host unplaced genomic scaffold, Gae_host_genome ctg3628_pilon_pilon:::debris, whole genome shotgun sequence genomic DNA contains:
- the LOC121392348 gene encoding LOW QUALITY PROTEIN: 2,3-bisphosphoglycerate-independent phosphoglycerate mutase-like (The sequence of the model RefSeq protein was modified relative to this genomic sequence to represent the inferred CDS: deleted 2 bases in 2 codons) — MAFVHSHITHLEALLEAAKQATVPQALVHFFSDGRDTSPTSGTEWLSKKKHSSIPCAETEKYAHVTFSFTGGIEKTFEGEERCLVPSPKVATYDLTSSRWPVLTMMLLLGIQRACEEKGYVLLVTADHGNAERHDSMKMENLLLTHTTFRVSHNASLADVAPTVLEIMGLEIPPEMKGQSLLLKK; from the exons ATGGCGTTTGTACATAGTCACATTACACATCTTGAAGCACTTCTTGAAGCTGCAAAGCAAGCCACA GTCCCTCAAGCATTGGTCCATTTCTTTTCCGACGGACGAGACACCTCACCTACAAGCGGAA CAGAATGGCTATCAAAGAAGAAACATTCGTCAATTCCATGTGCGGAGACAGAGAAATATGCTCATGTA ACCTTTTCTTTTACTGGAGGAATTGAGAAAACCTTTGAAGGGGAGGAACGGTGTCTGGTCCCTTCACCTAAAGTGGCAACGTATGATCTCA CCAGCAGTAGATGGCCTGTGCTGACTATGATGTTGCTATTGGGCATCCAACGTGCTTGTGAAGAGAAGggatatgttttattagtgACAGCTGATCATGGCAATGCTGAGAGACAtgattcgatgaagatggaaaacCTGTTACTAACACATACAACATTTAGAG TCTCTCACAATGCCTCATTAGCTGATGTAGCACCCACTGTACTAGAGATTATGGGACTAGAGATCCCCCCAGAAATGAAAGGTCAATCCTTGTTATTGAAgaagtaa